CGCAAAGGTGTCAAGGTAAATGGTGTCATTGAATATGGTGTCATTACCAACTATATTAAAAAGACCGATGTGCATATAAACCGTATCGCCATCGTTTGCTGGCTGAGGTAAATGCTCTAAATTAAAGTGAAATGTGTCTGCTGAATTGTATTGCGGACCAAAGACCGTGTCTCTATTATAGGGGTCTTTTCTTAAATAGAACTCTACAAACTTTCTTGTATTAACGGGAGAAAAAACATTCCTTATAGAAATTGCATATGCTCTATTTGGAACAAGAGAACTGTCACAATAGATTTGTGGAAGATATTGCCATAACTCTAATGTGTCTTCTGGTGTAACAACATGAACCGTGTTTGAACTATCTTGTGGTCTGTAACCATTATACAAATGAGCTATGATTGTATCTCCGACATTAAATTGCCCTATTTCTGAAGCGTCAATACTATAAAGACCCCCGGTGTCTGGTGATATTGTTCTTGTTATGTCTGGTGGAATTTTTGTGGCTCTTACTTGATATATAGCACCGTCAGCAGGTTGTCCAAGCGATGTTTTGGCAAAACCCCTATATTCAAGAAGACCGGCCTGTGGTCCGTTTTTAATATTAGGGGTGGCGGAGAAAACAAAGTTGAAGGTTACCCAAACCGCAAAAATTAATCGCAAAAGATATAAGGCTCTCAAACCCATAACATCAATATCTGAAGAATGTTAGAACAAAATAACCTTATGTCAATAAAAACGGACTAAGATAATCTCTGCTCTTGTATGCAGTTATATTATATACGAAAAATCACCAAAAAGTGACAAAACACGACCCACCCGATAGTCCGGGTACAGTTCTGGGGATTACCCCTGACTCGCCCTTGCTGACCCATTATGCAATAGCGCAGAAGTTTGATAGAGCAGAAGTTAGAGGGGCGCATTTCGGCGCTATCTTATTGATAATTTATAAAGTTACGCCCCAAAACCTTTTTATCACCCCATCCCTAAAAGTAAACCCTTTAAAATCATCCCCGCTTTTAAACATCCATTAAACCTTTATTACCGGCTGTGCCTTAGATGTTATGTCCAAGAGTGCGGTGGCAAGCCCGTTCCAACTTCATATCAACCCTATAACACCGGTAGAACTCCGTAAATACTTACGGTTTATACAGTTAAGAACCGTTCAGGAGAAGAGTGTTTGAGTCAGGGTTTTTAATAACCCCACTCTTCGTTCATATAGGTCTTGCGCCGACAGTCCGGACAGAGCACCCTTAATGTGCCAGAACGGTAAGGAACCGCACCGGCAGGCGCTTCCTGCGGCGCGGCAACACCCAGCGACTGGTAAAGGGTCAAAAACAGGGTCGGGTTGGAGTTGACCAAATCGCCAACCCGATGGGCAATCCATAAAAGGTGTGCCCGGGTGGCAAACGGTTCACCACAGATTTCACAGTAAACCAGTTCCTTTTCAACCGATGTTTCCCAGCCACCCCGTTCGGTCCGGGAAAGGTCAAACTCCGGTGTGTGGTAAATCGCATCGTTCGGGCAGTGCAGAACGCACTGGGCACAGTAGATGCAACGGTCCGCATGGTGGATGTTCCGCTTTACACCCTTCGCAAGGTCGGTGACAATCTCGCGGGCGTCGGTCGGGCAGACCTGAACACAGGCGCCACAGCAGATGCAGTTCTCTTCCCGGAATTTCAAAATCCCCCGGAAGTTGGGATGAACCGAATCAACCTTTTTCGGAAACTGGGTGGTAAACGGACCTTTAACCACCGCCCGCACCGCTTCAATTAGTTCCCGCAGTTTTGGTAATGGAATCCTCATTTTTCTTCCTCAATGATTGATTTGCCACCACGGTCTTCGGTAAACTTGTCCTTGACCGTACCCTTCCACAGTTTTACCCCGGCGATTAAGGAGCCGCGTGCCAGCGCGTGACTGGAAACCGGAACCGTGACCAAAATGAAAAGGGCACAGATGAGCGCCTTGATGCCGAGCGCCGAGAAACCGGTCTTCAGGAAAACACCGAGCATAATACCGCAAACCCCAAGGGTAACGCACTTGGTTGCTGCCTGCATACGGTTGTAGATGTCCGGAAACCGTGCCAGCCCAAGTGCGCCCAGAAGCACGAAAATCACGCCGAGCCAGAGCGAAATCAGTGCCAGTGCGCTAATCATCAAGACTCCTTCCTTCGAGATACTTTGCCAGCGCCAGCGCGCCGATAAATGAGATGACCGCAAGCGCAATTGAGATGTCCAGAAGGTAACTCAGCCGGTACTGAAGCGCAACCAAGGCGGTAATCGCCGAGAACACAACACCCATCATATCAACCGCAATCGCCCGGTCGGCAATTGATGGACCCTGAAGCGCCCGATACAGGCAGAAGAGCGCTGCCGGAATTAAAACGATAATCGGTATCATCGCTCAAGCCTCCTTAATCAAATATCCGCGCGAGGAAAAACTCAAACGGTCCTTTAATCATCCGGGCGCACTCTTCCGGGTCGTCACTGCGCACTTCAATCCAGTGAATGTAGAGGTAGTCGTCCTTAATTTCCACTGTGAGTGTACCCGGGGTCATTGTGATTGAGTTTGCTAAAAACACCCGGGCGATGTCGCTCTTCAAGTTGGTCTTAATCTTAACAATTCCCGGTTTTAAGTTCATTCCCGGGGAAAGGACGCGCAGGGCAACATCAATGTTCGCCTTGAGACACTGCCAGATAAACACCGGGATATACGCAATAAGCCAGAACCAGCGCACCGGATTCAAAAGTTTTCCTGCCTTCAGGGGTAGATAACCACCGAACATACCCGCGGTAATCGCCGATACCGCAACACCGGCAAGGACCTCCTGATAGTGCAGGGTCCAGCTTAATAGTACCCAGACGATAAGTCCGGCAATGAAGTAAGCAATGCGCTTTGCCATCTTATCCTCCGAGCATCAATCGGGCATAGTCAAGCCCGTTCAAAAGCACCTTTGCCGCCGGACCAACGAGATGGTCCAGAACGCCCTGAAAACCTATGCCAACAACGAGGATTAAAACGACCAGAAGAACCATCGCCAGAACCATCGTCGCCGGTGACTCTTTTGCCCGGGTGGGCTCTTCGTTCTTTTTCACAAAGAAGGCGGTGTTGACAACCTTTGTTAAATAACTCAAAGTCACCGCGGAGAAGAGCGCGGCAAGGAACGCTAGCCAGTACATCCGGGCGGCAATCGCACCGATGATGATGAACAACTTGGAGAAGAATCCGGCAAAAGGCGGCACTCCTGCCATTGAGAATGAGCCAAGAATGTGCGCCCAGGATGTGAAGGGCATTGACCGCTCCAGCCCTTTCAGATGGTCAAGTTCCCTTGTGCCCGCCTGCATCTCAACCGAACCACTGGCTAAGAACAAAGTACCCTTGCCTAAGGCGTGGGCAAGGATGTGAAACAGCGCACCGACAAACCCCCAGTAGTTGCCGATGCCGAGCGCAACAAGGATATAACCAATCTGGCTGATACTGGAGTAGGCAAGGAGCCGTTTGTAGTCGTTCTGGGAGTAGGCTAAAAGTCCACCCAGTACCATTGAGACTGCACCAAAGGCGATGAGCAGGTTGAAGAACGCCGGAGTTTCTGCCCGGGAAACACCGAACACATTGAACATCAAACGGCACATTCCGTAAACACCGGTGACCTTGATAAACACACCGGAAAGCATCGCCGAGATGGGTGCCGGTGCTGAGAAGTGGGCATCAGCCAACCAGGCGTGGAACGGTTCCATACCCATCTTGATGGCAAATCCGATTAACAGGGTGGCAATTGCAAACCAGTAAAAGGGCGTTTTACCGGTAGTTGCCAGTGTCTGAGATAGGGTTGCCAGATTCAAAGTTGAAGCGTGGGCGTAGAGTAGTGCAATGCCAAAGAGGAGCACCGCCCCACCCACTTCACCCAGTACCATATATTTGAACGCCGCCTCAACCTCTTCCTCTTCGGTGCCAAACGCCACCAGCGCATAACTGGCAATGGCAGAAATCTCAATGAAGACAAACATATTGAACAGGTCACCAGATATCGCCAGCCCATTCAAACCGGCAACAAGGAGCAAGAACAGGGTGTAAAACTTCCAGCGGCCCGTGGTGTAGCGGTCCAGATACCGAATGGAATAAAGCATGGCACAGAAACCCACGATGTTAATCACCAGAACAACGAGTGCGGTCAGGGCGTCAAACCACATCGCGATGCCAATTACCTTCCAGCCACCAACCCAGTAGTGCAGCGGCAGTCCACCCGCTTTCAAAATTAGCCAGGTGTAGACCGAAATAACGAGAAGCGCGGCACTGGCGATACCAGCAATCAAATCGGCAAAACGGGACCACAGTTTTGACAGTAAGGGCACGAGAAAGGCGCCCGCTAAAGGCACCGCGATAAACAGTGGTAAAAACCTTGACTCCATCGGCTCTTATCCTTTCAACTTTCGGAATTCCGAAACATCAAAGGTCTTGTGTTTCTCATAGAGACGGAGCGCAAGTGAGAGCATCAAAGCGGTGGTTGACAGTCCGATGACGATTGCGGTTAACACCAGCGCCTGGGGTACCGGGTCAACAAAGTTGCGGGCAACACCGAGCCGTAACTGGTCGGCACTGGTGATAATCGGCGGCAAAGCACCCTTTTTAAACCCGACCAAGGCAAAGAAGAGATTGACCGCATACTCAATCAAACAGAAGCCAATCACAATTTTAATCAGGTTGCGCTTTGACACCACGACATAGAGACCGATGAGAAACAAAAGGACGCAGGCGATATAGGGTATCATCTCTACTCCTTCATCACAAACCTTGAGGCGCCCAGCGCCAGAAAGATGGCAAAGAGACCGGCGCCAACCTTCATCCCAATAGCGATGTTTGCCAGAGGAATCAAACCACCAGAAACCAGTTGCAGGGGCTTGCCTAAATAAAACACACCCGTATTGCGGAAAAAGATGTCCGCAGCAAAGTAGCCGGCGAGCGCCAGCGCAAGGAAGAAAACACCGCCCAAACTTTCAAACACCGAGGAAAGGATATAGCGCCGTCGTTCTACCTGCTCCACCGAACCAAATGACAGCGAAATAAGAATCAACGCCGCGGCAACCAAAACTCCACCGGCAAATCCGCCGCCGGGCGTTAAATGACCATGGAGGATTATGTAGCCACCGTAGAGGAATAGCATTCCGGCGAGCAGTCCTGCCATTACCTGAACAATCAAAGACATCCCGCGCATACTAACTTCCCCCCGGTTTTTTCTTGGTGACAAATCGCATCACCGTCAATACACCAACCACCGCAGTGAACAAGACCGTTGCCTCACCTAAGGTGTCATAACCCCGGAAGTCCAGAATGATTGCCGCAACGATGTTCGCCGCTCCGGTCCGTTCCAGTCCAAACTGGATGTAGTCGGTCGCAAGCCGCATCAGGGGCTGACCAAAGACGGGTAACTCCCGGAACACACCGATGATGAGCGAAAGGAATAGCCCGCCAAAGGCAAGAAATGCGGCGATGAACATTGCAGTCTCCATCTTTAAACCGCCGCTTGCCGTGGTATCAATCTCAGTCGTGCGCAGAATCACCGCAGTAAATAACACAACCGTTAAGGTCTCAACCACAATCTGAACAATCGCCAGGTCGGGCGCCTGGACTAAAATGAACATAATCGCAACGCTGAACCCGACCAAACCCAGCGCCACCGCTGCCGCCAGCAGATTCTTGGTCTCGCTGGCAACCAGCGCCGCTGCCAGCATCACACCTAAAAGAATGTAAAGTTCAACCATCTTTTACCTCAAAAACAGCAGTAAATAGAATATCACCGCGCCTAAAAATACCCAGGAGAGGTACAGCGGTAGATTACCGGTATGAATCTTCGACAGACCGAGTCCGAAGTAGTAGACCAGTTTACCAATGAACTCTGCCAGCGCCTCAAGTACCCGGTCCACACCTTCGCGCAGACCAGAACCAACCACCTTGAAGATTCCCACCAGCCAGTTGTAAAAGTCAAAAGCACCCCGTTCGCCAAAGACGAGCATCTCGCCAATTAAAGGCATATGCTTCACCGATGAGTAAAATGCGGTTCCGGGCACCCGGCTCTCCTCTTCATCAGCAATCTTCTCGCCACCGACAAAGGTCTTTCCCGGCACCGGTCGGGCTGCAGTACCGAAAAGGTACAAAATGGCGCCAAAACCGAGCGCGGCAAATAGTAACAGGGTTGCCGGAATCGGACTCCAGGCGCCGTAAAGTGTTACATCGTAAAACCCGAGCCCGGGTAAAATCAGCCCGACCAGCGGCAACTGGTAGGCAAACACGCCGAAAACCACACAGGCAAGTGCCAACAGGAAAGGTGGCAACCACATCGTCATACTCACCTCGCGCACCCGTTCCAGATTTGCCGGACGCTGACCAAAGAACAGCGCATGGAGCATCTTCAAAAACGACGCCAGCGTCAAAACACTGCCCAGCATCGCCGCCACCAGGAAGATGGGAAACAGCCGGTTGCCTTCACTGCCAATTGATAAGACCCCCTGATAAACCATCCACTTTGAGAAAAACCCGTTGAGCGGTGGCACACCGGCAATCGCCAGAGCACAGATAAAGAACGAAATAAAGGTCAAGGGCATCTGCTTTGCCACACCACCCAGTTTTTCCAGTTCATCGGTCTTTGCCCAGTGTTCTACCGAACCACCCGCCAGGAAAAGTCCGGTCTTGTATATCGCATTGTTGAGCATATGGAAAAGACCACCCGCAATACCAACCGGAATCCCGGTACCAATTCCCAAAACCATATAACCAACCTGGGAGACCGCGTGAAATGCCAGTAGTTTCATCATCCGCTTCTGAACCAGCGCCATCATCACCGCCGCGATAATCGTCAAAGCGCCAATCGCCATCAATGAGTTGCGCAAAACCATATTGCTTGAGATGTCAAACATCGAGACGCAGAGCCGGGTCAAAAGGTAAATCCCGAGGAGTTTGTCCAGTGATGCCGGTATCAGCGCCATCACCGGTGCCGGTGCGGTCTCAGCTGCCTGCGGAATCCAGGTGTGCAAAGGCATCGCCCCGGCTTTGGCAAGGGCACCCGCTGTTACAAGCAAAAATCCGGCGATTATTATCGGGTCGTAAAGCGGTAGCGGCACCTTGGGCGCCAGGTCAATCCAGCCACCCGCAATGAATGTTCTGGTCAATAAAAGGACCACACCTAAAAGCATCGCAAAGTCGGACAGTCCGACGATAACCAGCGCCTTGCGCGCGGTAAGGAAGGTGTCGCCTTTGCCAATCAAAAGAATGCCATACAGGACAAAGAGCAGGGCGCCCCAGAAGAAGAACAGGACCGCAAGGTTGGCGCTCAACACAACTCCGTTGGCAAAACCGAGAATCAAAAGGCAGTAGAGGTAATAACCCCTGGTTCCTTCCCGGCCTCGCATATAGCGGAAGGAGTAAAATACGATGAGCGCGGTAAAGACACTGACAAACAGGAGGACAAAACCGGACAACTGGTCAAGACGCAAAGCAATCTGAACCCCGGCAACCTCTCCAATCTTTAAAACCTGCTCGCTACCCCGAACTAAAAACAACCGGATGGCGTAGTAAAGTGAAGCAAGGACACCGATAAAACTGAACTCATTGCGCAACCTGCCAACCAGATAGCCTAATACTCCCGCCGCTATCGGCGCAACGATGATTAACACAAAAGAATGAGCCAACATTACCAGCCTCCGCCTAACATTGTCATCCCTAAACCGCTAAACCCCGCTTCGAGAAACCGCACCGGCATAAACCACAGGATGCCGGCTAAAACCGTTCCAATCGCCATCACTACTACGAGAAATACCACAAAACCCGGAACCTTGCCATAACCATTCGGGTTTGCACCCAAAAATATCCGGGAATAGAACCGGCTCAAATAAAGAATGGTGAACAGCGCCGCTACCAGGGCGCCAATGCCGAGCAGGATTGAACTGCGCACCTCACCAAGAACCACACCCAGTTTGGCAAAAAACCCTAAGGTCGGTGGTAACCCCATCACCGAAAGCACCAGCACCGCAGTGGCACCGGCAAGCACCGGCGAGTTGCGGGCAAAACCACCCAGCCGGGACAGGTCTCCAGACCCGCTCACATCTTCAACCACACCGGCCGCGAAAAAGATTCCCGACTTGGCAATGGCATGCGCCATAATGTAAAGCATCGCTCCCATCAAACCGTAATAACCAGCACTGGCTAATCCGAGTAAAACAAAACCCATCTGACCCACGGTTGAGTACGCCAGGGTCTCGCGAATGGTCTTGGTCGTCAACGCTACGCCGCCTGCAATTAAACTCGACGCAACCGCAACAATCGCTACCGCGAGGAAAAGCGGTTTTGGCACCTGCATTGTCAACACATAAAGTTTCAAGAACAGAACCAGTCCCAGATTTTCTGCCACACCTGAAAGCAGGGCGCAAACCGCGGCTGGTGCCTGTTGATAAGCCCGGGGTAACCAGATGTAAAGCGGCAGAGTTGCGGATTTGGCAACAATACCAATCAGGATAAGTATCGCAGGAAACAGGGGCAACGGTTTTCCTGCCAGCGCGGCAAGGTCCAGTGTCCCCTGCTCAAGTTGTATCAAAATAAGACCAAGAAGCATCACCGCGGCTGCAACAAAGTTTAAGTACAGCGCCCAAGCACCGGCAAAAATACTCTCCTCCTTACGGAAATAACTCACCAGCCGCCAGAGCGCCACAGTTGCCAGTTCCCAGAACACATACAATAAGAGAAGGTTACCCGCAAACACCACACCCAGTGCCGCACCTGAAAGCACAAGGAAAAATATGTAGTACTCAGCGATTT
The candidate division WOR-3 bacterium DNA segment above includes these coding regions:
- a CDS encoding Na+/H+ antiporter subunit E, coding for MAKRIAYFIAGLIVWVLLSWTLHYQEVLAGVAVSAITAGMFGGYLPLKAGKLLNPVRWFWLIAYIPVFIWQCLKANIDVALRVLSPGMNLKPGIVKIKTNLKSDIARVFLANSITMTPGTLTVEIKDDYLYIHWIEVRSDDPEECARMIKGPFEFFLARIFD
- a CDS encoding NADH dehydrogenase, producing MLAHSFVLIIVAPIAAGVLGYLVGRLRNEFSFIGVLASLYYAIRLFLVRGSEQVLKIGEVAGVQIALRLDQLSGFVLLFVSVFTALIVFYSFRYMRGREGTRGYYLYCLLILGFANGVVLSANLAVLFFFWGALLFVLYGILLIGKGDTFLTARKALVIVGLSDFAMLLGVVLLLTRTFIAGGWIDLAPKVPLPLYDPIIIAGFLLVTAGALAKAGAMPLHTWIPQAAETAPAPVMALIPASLDKLLGIYLLTRLCVSMFDISSNMVLRNSLMAIGALTIIAAVMMALVQKRMMKLLAFHAVSQVGYMVLGIGTGIPVGIAGGLFHMLNNAIYKTGLFLAGGSVEHWAKTDELEKLGGVAKQMPLTFISFFICALAIAGVPPLNGFFSKWMVYQGVLSIGSEGNRLFPIFLVAAMLGSVLTLASFLKMLHALFFGQRPANLERVREVSMTMWLPPFLLALACVVFGVFAYQLPLVGLILPGLGFYDVTLYGAWSPIPATLLLFAALGFGAILYLFGTAARPVPGKTFVGGEKIADEEESRVPGTAFYSSVKHMPLIGEMLVFGERGAFDFYNWLVGIFKVVGSGLREGVDRVLEALAEFIGKLVYYFGLGLSKIHTGNLPLYLSWVFLGAVIFYLLLFLR
- a CDS encoding cation:proton antiporter (subunit C of antiporter complex involved in resistance to high concentrations of Na+, K+, Li+ and/or alkali), whose product is MIPYIACVLLFLIGLYVVVSKRNLIKIVIGFCLIEYAVNLFFALVGFKKGALPPIITSADQLRLGVARNFVDPVPQALVLTAIVIGLSTTALMLSLALRLYEKHKTFDVSEFRKLKG
- a CDS encoding 4Fe-4S dicluster domain-containing protein, translated to MRIPLPKLRELIEAVRAVVKGPFTTQFPKKVDSVHPNFRGILKFREENCICCGACVQVCPTDAREIVTDLAKGVKRNIHHADRCIYCAQCVLHCPNDAIYHTPEFDLSRTERGGWETSVEKELVYCEICGEPFATRAHLLWIAHRVGDLVNSNPTLFLTLYQSLGVAAPQEAPAGAVPYRSGTLRVLCPDCRRKTYMNEEWGY
- a CDS encoding Na+/H+ antiporter subunit G, with translation MISALALISLWLGVIFVLLGALGLARFPDIYNRMQAATKCVTLGVCGIMLGVFLKTGFSALGIKALICALFILVTVPVSSHALARGSLIAGVKLWKGTVKDKFTEDRGGKSIIEEEK
- a CDS encoding DUF4040 domain-containing protein, with translation MVELYILLGVMLAAALVASETKNLLAAAVALGLVGFSVAIMFILVQAPDLAIVQIVVETLTVVLFTAVILRTTEIDTTASGGLKMETAMFIAAFLAFGGLFLSLIIGVFRELPVFGQPLMRLATDYIQFGLERTGAANIVAAIILDFRGYDTLGEATVLFTAVVGVLTVMRFVTKKKPGGS
- a CDS encoding cation:proton antiporter (subunit F of antiporter complex involved in resistance to high concentrations of Na+, K+, Li+ and/or alkali) → MIPIIVLIPAALFCLYRALQGPSIADRAIAVDMMGVVFSAITALVALQYRLSYLLDISIALAVISFIGALALAKYLEGRSLDD
- a CDS encoding NADH/ubiquinone/plastoquinone (complex I) is translated as MESRFLPLFIAVPLAGAFLVPLLSKLWSRFADLIAGIASAALLVISVYTWLILKAGGLPLHYWVGGWKVIGIAMWFDALTALVVLVINIVGFCAMLYSIRYLDRYTTGRWKFYTLFLLLVAGLNGLAISGDLFNMFVFIEISAIASYALVAFGTEEEEVEAAFKYMVLGEVGGAVLLFGIALLYAHASTLNLATLSQTLATTGKTPFYWFAIATLLIGFAIKMGMEPFHAWLADAHFSAPAPISAMLSGVFIKVTGVYGMCRLMFNVFGVSRAETPAFFNLLIAFGAVSMVLGGLLAYSQNDYKRLLAYSSISQIGYILVALGIGNYWGFVGALFHILAHALGKGTLFLASGSVEMQAGTRELDHLKGLERSMPFTSWAHILGSFSMAGVPPFAGFFSKLFIIIGAIAARMYWLAFLAALFSAVTLSYLTKVVNTAFFVKKNEEPTRAKESPATMVLAMVLLVVLILVVGIGFQGVLDHLVGPAAKVLLNGLDYARLMLGG
- a CDS encoding cation:proton antiporter (subunit B of antiporter complex involved in resistance to high concentrations of Na+, K+, Li+ and/or alkali) gives rise to the protein MRGMSLIVQVMAGLLAGMLFLYGGYIILHGHLTPGGGFAGGVLVAAALILISLSFGSVEQVERRRYILSSVFESLGGVFFLALALAGYFAADIFFRNTGVFYLGKPLQLVSGGLIPLANIAIGMKVGAGLFAIFLALGASRFVMKE